In Amycolatopsis solani, a single window of DNA contains:
- a CDS encoding ATP-dependent DNA ligase: MDLPVMPPVRPMLAKAVHEVPRDPGLLYEPKWDGFRCVVFRDGDEIELGSRNDRPLTRYFPELAELLAAALPPRCVVDGEIVLVTPQGLDFEALQLRLHPAASRVRKLAEETPASFVAFDLLALGDTDLTGEPFRVRRERLESILRTDAEGLQRVHLTPLSDDPAQAEDWFTRFEGAGFDGVMAKPADLPYEQDKRVMLKVKHERTADCVVTGFRWHKDGAGVGSLLLGLFDGEGVLHHVGVASSFTKVRRAELVEELAPLRENALENHPWRSWAEYEPEPGRQPGANSRWAPQKDLSWEPLRPEWVAEVRYEHLQGGRFRHGGRLVRFRPDRTPESCTYAQLDEAPPAELAELFGEAR, translated from the coding sequence GTGGACTTGCCCGTGATGCCGCCGGTGCGGCCGATGCTCGCGAAAGCCGTGCACGAGGTGCCTCGTGACCCGGGGCTGCTCTACGAGCCCAAGTGGGACGGCTTCCGCTGCGTCGTGTTCCGCGACGGCGACGAGATCGAGCTCGGTTCGCGCAACGACCGCCCGCTGACCCGCTACTTCCCGGAGCTGGCCGAGCTGCTGGCCGCCGCGCTGCCGCCGCGGTGCGTGGTGGACGGCGAGATCGTGCTGGTCACACCGCAGGGGCTCGACTTCGAGGCGCTGCAGCTGCGGCTGCACCCGGCGGCTTCGCGCGTGCGCAAGCTCGCCGAGGAGACGCCGGCCAGCTTCGTCGCCTTCGACCTGCTCGCCCTCGGCGACACCGACCTCACCGGCGAGCCGTTCCGCGTGCGGCGCGAGCGGCTGGAAAGCATCCTGCGCACCGACGCCGAAGGGCTGCAGCGCGTCCACCTGACCCCGCTCAGCGACGACCCCGCGCAGGCCGAGGACTGGTTCACCCGGTTCGAGGGCGCGGGCTTCGACGGCGTCATGGCCAAGCCCGCCGACCTGCCGTACGAGCAGGACAAGCGGGTGATGCTCAAGGTCAAGCACGAGCGCACGGCCGACTGCGTCGTCACCGGGTTCCGCTGGCACAAGGACGGCGCCGGCGTCGGTTCGCTGCTGCTGGGGCTGTTCGACGGCGAAGGCGTGCTGCACCACGTCGGCGTGGCGAGCAGCTTCACGAAGGTGCGGCGGGCCGAGCTGGTCGAGGAGCTGGCGCCGCTGCGCGAGAACGCGCTCGAGAACCACCCGTGGCGGTCCTGGGCCGAGTACGAACCCGAGCCCGGCAGGCAACCGGGCGCGAACAGCCGCTGGGCACCGCAGAAGGACCTGTCCTGGGAGCCGCTGCGGCCCGAATGGGTGGCGGAGGTCCGCTACGAGCACCTGCAGGGCGGCCGGTTCCGTCACGGCGGGCGGCTGGTCCGGTTCCGGCCCGACCGCACCCCGGAGTCCTGCACCTACGCCCAGCTCGACGAGGCGCCGCCCGCCGAGCTCGCCGAGCTGTTCGGGGAGGCGCGATGA
- a CDS encoding DinB family protein — protein sequence MTTERPEPPLTGGEREMLRTFLDFHRATLAMKCDGLSDEDLRRAASPPSTLSLLGLVRHMAEVERTWFRRVINAEDVPLRWSAEGDFQAAYDASSSTRAEAFEAWQAEVEQSRKIEEAAESLDVTGHQARWGEDVSLRLVMLHMIHEYARHNGHADFIRESIDGVTGA from the coding sequence GTGACCACCGAACGCCCAGAACCGCCCCTGACCGGGGGCGAGCGCGAAATGCTGCGCACGTTCCTCGACTTCCACCGCGCCACCCTCGCGATGAAGTGCGACGGACTGTCCGACGAGGACCTCCGCCGCGCCGCCAGCCCGCCGTCCACGCTCTCGCTGCTCGGCCTCGTCCGGCACATGGCCGAAGTGGAGCGCACCTGGTTCCGGCGGGTGATCAACGCCGAGGACGTCCCGCTGCGGTGGTCGGCCGAAGGCGATTTCCAGGCCGCCTACGACGCGAGTTCGTCGACGCGCGCGGAAGCGTTCGAGGCGTGGCAGGCCGAAGTGGAGCAGTCCCGCAAGATCGAAGAAGCGGCCGAGTCCCTCGACGTCACCGGGCACCAGGCCCGCTGGGGCGAGGACGTTTCGCTGCGGCTGGTGATGCTGCACATGATCCACGAGTACGCCCGCCACAACGGCCACGCGGACTTCATCCGGGAATCGATCGACGGCGTCACGGGGGCCTAG
- a CDS encoding squalene cyclase, with product MDVLAWLLDADPALRWQVERDLAGAPPAVWEATRARVASEGFGARLLAAQDPDGRWAGGAFFPAGFRGDEPQPWTATTWSLNALRDWGLDAGVLSGTAGLLAANCRWEYDDLPYWDGEVDCCINAWTLANGVWLGADVAGIAEWFTTHRLPDGGWNCEWVEGSMRSSVHSTLNALKGLLAHENATGGTEETREARRGGEEYLLERGLFRRRSTGEPLGPWVGEFGYPMRWRYDVLNAASYFRDADRPDERMAEAIELIRAARQADGTWLQQRTDAGRVWFEVDAPAGEPSKWLTFFATRVLNWWDAR from the coding sequence GTGGACGTGCTCGCGTGGCTGCTCGACGCGGACCCGGCGTTGCGCTGGCAGGTCGAGCGGGACCTCGCGGGCGCACCACCGGCGGTCTGGGAGGCGACGCGGGCGCGAGTCGCGTCGGAAGGGTTCGGCGCACGGCTGCTGGCGGCGCAGGACCCGGACGGCCGCTGGGCGGGCGGCGCGTTCTTCCCGGCCGGCTTCCGCGGCGACGAGCCCCAGCCGTGGACGGCGACGACGTGGTCGTTGAACGCCCTGCGCGACTGGGGTCTCGACGCGGGAGTCCTGAGCGGCACGGCCGGGCTGCTGGCCGCGAACTGCCGCTGGGAGTACGACGACCTGCCGTACTGGGACGGCGAAGTCGACTGCTGCATCAACGCGTGGACCCTGGCCAACGGCGTGTGGCTCGGCGCGGACGTCGCCGGGATCGCCGAGTGGTTCACCACCCACCGCCTGCCGGACGGCGGCTGGAACTGCGAGTGGGTCGAGGGCTCGATGCGCTCGTCCGTCCACTCGACACTCAACGCCCTGAAAGGCTTGCTGGCGCACGAAAACGCGACGGGTGGAACCGAGGAGACCCGCGAGGCCCGCCGCGGCGGCGAGGAATACCTCCTGGAACGCGGGTTGTTCCGGCGGCGGTCGACGGGCGAGCCGCTCGGGCCGTGGGTAGGCGAGTTCGGCTACCCGATGCGCTGGCGCTACGACGTCCTCAACGCGGCTTCGTACTTCCGCGACGCGGACCGCCCGGACGAGCGCATGGCGGAGGCGATCGAGCTGATCCGCGCGGCCCGCCAGGCGGACGGAACGTGGCTGCAGCAGCGGACGGACGCCGGCCGGGTGTGGTTCGAAGTGGACGCTCCGGCCGGGGAGCCGTCGAAGTGGCTGACGTTCTTCGCGACCCGGGTCCTGAACTGGTGGGACGCCCGTTAG
- a CDS encoding DUF1015 family protein, whose translation MSDWIRPIGRGWVVRDAVPGPDVDEFAEPDRVVAALAAAGAGDSLLAVQHPARTPAALARGLDLAAAVPVARAVLERLRKRSYRPVREVVAPYRIEGPDGVALGLLCLVDPAAVTDDGTARVRHTEDVYPDVVAERAAVLAGLGCATSAALLVPATGGDALTEEVARACGALGLPDLSTADAGGRRHDLWVVPAGPLQRRLLAAVTAADLLVADGNHRVAAAAAAGHGGLLALVTAGPALRIGAIHRVLTGIGLGPEDLVSRWSAAGLDVRYDEHAVPVTGEAVVHAGGAVLRVPLPRTGFAGPGPVIDHEIVERVLFADALGIDPDGPCMHPLPDGRPVPPDADAVVLLAPVSRADVLAVHAAGRRMPRKATYFTPKPRSGLVLAEL comes from the coding sequence ATGAGTGACTGGATCCGGCCGATCGGGCGGGGCTGGGTGGTCCGCGACGCGGTCCCCGGGCCCGACGTCGACGAGTTCGCCGAACCCGACCGGGTGGTCGCCGCGCTCGCGGCGGCCGGGGCGGGGGACAGCCTGCTGGCCGTGCAGCACCCCGCGCGCACGCCCGCGGCGCTGGCGCGGGGTCTCGACCTGGCCGCCGCCGTCCCGGTCGCCCGCGCGGTGCTCGAGCGGCTCCGCAAGCGGTCGTACCGGCCGGTGCGCGAGGTCGTCGCGCCGTACCGGATCGAAGGCCCGGACGGCGTCGCGCTGGGCCTGCTCTGCCTGGTCGACCCGGCCGCGGTGACGGACGACGGCACCGCGCGGGTCCGGCACACCGAGGACGTCTACCCCGACGTCGTGGCCGAGCGGGCCGCCGTGCTCGCCGGGCTCGGCTGCGCGACCAGCGCGGCGCTGCTCGTCCCGGCCACCGGCGGCGACGCGCTGACCGAGGAGGTGGCCCGCGCGTGCGGCGCGCTCGGCCTGCCCGACCTGTCGACGGCGGACGCGGGCGGGCGGCGCCACGACCTGTGGGTGGTGCCCGCCGGGCCGCTGCAGCGCCGCCTGCTCGCCGCGGTCACCGCCGCCGACCTCCTGGTCGCCGACGGCAACCACCGCGTGGCCGCGGCCGCGGCGGCCGGCCACGGCGGGCTGCTCGCCCTGGTCACCGCGGGCCCCGCCCTGCGCATCGGCGCGATCCACCGCGTGCTCACCGGCATCGGCCTCGGCCCGGAGGACCTGGTGTCCCGCTGGTCCGCGGCGGGCCTGGACGTCCGCTACGACGAGCACGCGGTACCGGTCACCGGCGAGGCGGTGGTGCACGCGGGCGGGGCGGTGCTGCGGGTCCCGCTCCCGCGGACGGGCTTCGCCGGCCCGGGACCGGTGATCGACCACGAGATCGTCGAGCGCGTCCTCTTCGCGGACGCGCTGGGGATCGACCCCGACGGCCCGTGCATGCACCCGCTCCCCGACGGCCGCCCGGTACCCCCGGACGCCGACGCGGTGGTCCTGCTGGCCCCGGTGAGCCGCGCGGACGTCCTGGCGGTCCACGCGGCGGGGCGGCGGATGCCCCGGAAGGCCACGTACTTCACGCCGAAGCCGCGCAGCGGGCTGGTGCTGGCGGAGCTCTAA
- a CDS encoding MDR family MFS transporter, translated as MTTPAATSVKGVGFRSERGPVLVAVMLSTALVALDSTIIATAVPSVVRDLGGFSQFPWLFSIYLLTQAVTVPLYGKFADVLGRRPVMFFGIAAFLVGSVLCGAAWSMPVLIAARAVQGIGAGAIQPMSMTIIGDLYTVEERARVQGYVASVWGIASVVGPTLGGVFAEYLDWRWIFFVNLPLGAIAALMLHRNFAERVERKPHRVDYTGAALLTVGCSLVILGLLEGGVAWAWGSLPSVAIFVVGAALLVSFVLVEKRAAEPVLPLWVFTRRILVGGNLVAVVVGAVLMGLTSYLPTYAQGVLGAGALVAGFAVAALTVGWPISAALAGKIYLRIGFRDTALIGSVFIIAGGVLVATLGATSSIWAAAVAAFVLGLGLGLAASPTLVAIQSVVGWDRRGVVTATNLFSRSLGSAVGAAVFGAIANATLASRFENPPAEVAGKLPPSVDATSLVLGGHDDSPVATFVRGALNDATHYVFLGLLAVAVLSVVALLLMPRKTEQLEF; from the coding sequence ATGACGACACCCGCCGCCACCAGCGTGAAGGGGGTCGGCTTCCGGTCGGAACGCGGCCCGGTGCTGGTCGCCGTCATGCTCAGCACCGCGCTGGTCGCGCTGGACAGCACGATCATCGCGACCGCGGTGCCCTCGGTGGTCCGCGACCTCGGCGGGTTTTCGCAGTTCCCGTGGCTGTTCTCGATCTACCTGCTCACCCAGGCCGTCACGGTGCCGCTCTACGGCAAGTTCGCCGACGTCCTCGGCCGCCGCCCGGTGATGTTCTTCGGGATCGCGGCGTTCCTCGTCGGCTCGGTGCTGTGCGGGGCCGCGTGGAGCATGCCGGTGCTGATCGCCGCCCGCGCGGTGCAGGGCATCGGGGCGGGCGCGATCCAGCCGATGTCGATGACGATCATCGGCGACCTCTACACGGTGGAGGAACGCGCCAGGGTGCAGGGCTACGTCGCCAGCGTCTGGGGCATCGCGTCGGTGGTCGGCCCGACGCTCGGCGGCGTGTTCGCCGAGTACCTGGACTGGCGGTGGATCTTCTTCGTCAACCTGCCGCTCGGCGCGATCGCCGCGCTGATGCTGCACCGCAACTTCGCCGAGCGCGTCGAGCGCAAGCCGCACCGGGTCGACTACACCGGCGCGGCGCTGCTCACCGTCGGCTGCTCGCTGGTGATCCTGGGCCTGCTCGAAGGCGGCGTCGCGTGGGCGTGGGGGTCGCTGCCGAGCGTGGCGATCTTCGTCGTGGGCGCGGCCCTGCTGGTGTCGTTCGTGCTGGTCGAAAAGCGCGCGGCCGAGCCGGTGCTGCCGCTGTGGGTCTTCACCCGGCGGATCCTGGTGGGCGGCAACCTGGTCGCGGTCGTGGTCGGCGCGGTCCTGATGGGCCTGACGTCGTACCTCCCGACGTACGCGCAGGGCGTGCTGGGCGCGGGCGCGCTGGTGGCCGGGTTCGCGGTGGCGGCGCTCACCGTCGGCTGGCCCATCTCCGCGGCCCTGGCCGGCAAGATCTACCTCCGCATCGGCTTCCGCGACACGGCGCTGATCGGCAGCGTGTTCATCATCGCGGGCGGCGTGCTGGTGGCCACGCTCGGCGCGACGTCGTCGATCTGGGCGGCGGCGGTCGCGGCGTTCGTCCTCGGCCTCGGCCTCGGCCTGGCGGCGAGCCCGACGCTGGTGGCGATCCAGTCGGTGGTGGGCTGGGACCGCCGCGGCGTGGTGACGGCGACGAACCTGTTCAGCCGGTCACTGGGCAGCGCGGTCGGCGCGGCGGTGTTCGGCGCGATCGCCAACGCGACGCTGGCTTCGCGGTTCGAGAACCCGCCGGCCGAGGTGGCGGGCAAGCTGCCGCCGTCGGTGGACGCGACGAGCCTGGTGCTGGGCGGGCACGACGACTCCCCCGTGGCGACGTTCGTCCGAGGCGCGCTGAACGACGCGACGCACTACGTGTTCCTCGGCCTGCTGGCGGTGGCGGTGCTGTCGGTGGTGGCGCTGCTGCTGATGCCGCGCAAGACCGAGCAGCTCGAGTTCTAG
- a CDS encoding TetR/AcrR family transcriptional regulator, with the protein MDTRERLIESTRTLLWERGYVGTSPKTIQRLADAGQGSMYHHFSGKEELARAAIDRTAGEMRAAAEAQLSGPGTPLERIAAYLRRERDVLRGCPVGRLTQDPDVMAAPVLREPVEETFAWLRTRLAEVVAEDDGGLDPATTAAAIVATLQGGYVLARAADRTEPFEQAIEGILELLGRA; encoded by the coding sequence GTGGACACGAGGGAACGCCTCATCGAGAGCACGCGCACGCTGCTGTGGGAGCGCGGGTACGTCGGGACCAGCCCGAAGACCATCCAGCGGCTCGCCGACGCCGGCCAGGGCAGCATGTACCACCACTTCTCCGGCAAGGAGGAGCTGGCGCGCGCGGCCATCGACCGCACCGCCGGGGAGATGCGCGCGGCCGCCGAAGCGCAGCTGTCCGGGCCGGGCACGCCGCTCGAGCGGATCGCGGCCTACCTCCGCCGCGAGCGCGACGTCCTGCGGGGCTGCCCGGTCGGCCGCCTGACGCAGGACCCGGACGTGATGGCCGCCCCCGTCCTCCGTGAGCCGGTCGAAGAGACCTTCGCCTGGCTGCGCACTCGGCTCGCCGAAGTCGTGGCGGAGGACGACGGCGGCCTCGACCCGGCGACCACCGCGGCGGCGATCGTCGCGACGCTGCAGGGTGGCTACGTGCTCGCCAGGGCCGCGGACCGCACCGAGCCGTTCGAGCAGGCGATCGAGGGGATCCTCGAGCTGCTCGGGCGCGCCTAG
- a CDS encoding TIGR03854 family LLM class F420-dependent oxidoreductase produces MLKIRLGVAPAAGTGPGEFAGLARRLEAEGIDSLWLSELVYSPEVDPVIGMTHALATTEKLKVGTGVAILPGRHPVLVAKQLLTLAGLAPKRVLPVFGLRPARAAEQDLFPVPAGRRAAVFDESLTLLRRLLEEDDVSFDGEFFRVEGVHLGPRPAKRLDVWLGGAAPAALRRAGRLADGWLGSFHTPSQARDARIAIQEAAAEAGREIEADHFGLSLAVADKGLPDELAAAAAKRQPGVPVTDLVATSWPEARRLVEQHIEAGLSKFVIRPGHGDFEEFLANFRAELMPLQN; encoded by the coding sequence GTGCTGAAGATCAGGCTGGGCGTCGCGCCGGCGGCGGGAACGGGGCCCGGCGAGTTCGCCGGGCTGGCGCGGCGGCTGGAAGCCGAGGGCATCGACTCGCTCTGGCTGTCGGAACTCGTCTACTCGCCCGAAGTCGACCCCGTGATCGGCATGACGCACGCGCTGGCGACCACCGAGAAGCTCAAGGTCGGCACCGGCGTGGCGATCCTGCCCGGCCGGCACCCGGTGCTCGTCGCGAAGCAGCTGCTCACGCTGGCCGGCCTGGCGCCCAAGCGGGTGCTGCCGGTGTTCGGGCTGCGCCCGGCCCGCGCCGCCGAGCAGGACCTCTTCCCGGTGCCCGCCGGGCGCCGGGCCGCGGTGTTCGACGAGTCGCTGACCCTGCTGCGGCGGCTGCTCGAAGAGGACGACGTCTCCTTCGACGGCGAGTTCTTCCGCGTCGAGGGCGTCCACCTCGGGCCGCGCCCGGCCAAGCGGCTGGACGTCTGGCTCGGGGGAGCGGCGCCGGCGGCCCTGCGCCGCGCGGGCCGGCTCGCCGACGGCTGGCTCGGCAGCTTCCACACGCCGTCCCAGGCGCGCGACGCCCGCATCGCGATCCAGGAAGCCGCGGCCGAGGCCGGGCGCGAGATCGAGGCCGACCACTTCGGCCTCAGCCTGGCCGTGGCCGACAAGGGGCTGCCGGACGAGCTCGCCGCCGCGGCGGCGAAGCGGCAGCCCGGTGTGCCGGTCACCGACCTGGTGGCGACGAGCTGGCCCGAGGCGCGCCGGCTGGTGGAGCAGCACATCGAGGCCGGGTTGTCGAAGTTCGTCATCCGGCCCGGCCACGGCGACTTCGAGGAGTTCCTGGCGAACTTCCGGGCGGAGCTCATGCCGCTGCAGAACTGA
- a CDS encoding MarR family winged helix-turn-helix transcriptional regulator, whose amino-acid sequence MIDLGEDPLKLDRQVCFALSVASRSVIAIYRPLLEPHGLTHPQYLVLLALWERSPRSVKDLGASLRHEPATLSPLLKRLEALGYVTRARSREDERQLTVELTEKGRALRAEAEKIPYRVVEALGMDLPELEALHAALTRVMAATA is encoded by the coding sequence ATGATCGACCTGGGCGAGGACCCGCTGAAGCTGGACCGGCAAGTGTGTTTCGCGCTGTCGGTGGCTTCGCGCAGCGTGATCGCGATCTACCGGCCGCTGCTCGAGCCGCACGGCCTGACCCATCCGCAGTACCTGGTGCTGCTCGCGCTGTGGGAGCGCTCGCCGCGTTCGGTGAAGGACCTGGGCGCGTCACTGCGCCACGAACCCGCGACGCTCTCGCCGCTGCTGAAGCGCCTGGAGGCGCTGGGGTACGTGACGCGCGCGCGGAGCCGGGAGGACGAGCGGCAGCTGACCGTCGAGCTGACGGAGAAGGGGCGCGCGCTGCGGGCGGAGGCCGAAAAGATCCCGTACCGGGTCGTCGAGGCGCTCGGGATGGACCTGCCGGAGCTGGAGGCACTGCACGCGGCGCTGACCCGGGTCATGGCGGCGACGGCCTGA
- a CDS encoding DUF5313 domain-containing protein — translation MLRWFGYAVGVRLPSRFNDWALHDATSKHWRARYVLQRSVGILPLCAVWLLLPGSIWLRLSLVLMAGLVAYFYSCAYMEESVEHRLGRQGFPHNTGRRIRAEAAEAKNAEATARYLARYRRPSEG, via the coding sequence GTGCTCCGCTGGTTCGGCTACGCCGTGGGCGTGCGCCTCCCCTCGCGGTTCAACGACTGGGCTCTGCACGACGCGACGTCGAAGCACTGGCGGGCGCGGTACGTGCTGCAGCGGTCGGTCGGCATCCTGCCGCTGTGCGCGGTGTGGCTGCTGCTGCCCGGCTCGATCTGGCTGCGGCTCTCGCTGGTCCTCATGGCCGGGCTCGTCGCGTACTTCTACTCGTGCGCGTACATGGAGGAGAGCGTCGAACACCGGCTCGGCCGGCAGGGCTTCCCGCACAACACCGGGCGCCGCATCCGCGCCGAAGCCGCCGAGGCGAAGAACGCCGAAGCGACCGCCCGCTACCTCGCGCGCTACCGGCGGCCCTCGGAGGGTTAG
- a CDS encoding RluA family pseudouridine synthase translates to MRRKLRPPIPPRHGLDPARLKLPAEGEWPTLLAHLVDRLPRVAPARIEEMLREERIHGLDGPLGVDTPFEPGSFIWFHRDLPDEVPVPFEIDVVYRDEHLLVVDKPHFLATIPRGQHILETALVRLRRDLDLPHLSPAHRLDRVTAGLVMFVITPELRGKYQTLFRDRRVHKEYEAIAPYDPALDLPRTVRSRIVKERGVLAAREEPGEPNAETHVELAEHRDGLGRYRLRPSTGRTHQLRVHLSGLGVPILGDDFYPQLREKPLGDFTKPLQLLAKVLAFDDPVTGTPRRFTSGRRLSAWDDAAAWAAPPA, encoded by the coding sequence ATGAGACGCAAGCTCCGCCCGCCGATCCCGCCGCGCCACGGGCTGGACCCCGCCCGGCTCAAGCTCCCCGCCGAGGGCGAGTGGCCGACCCTGCTGGCGCACCTCGTCGACCGGCTGCCCCGCGTGGCACCGGCCCGCATCGAGGAAATGCTGCGGGAAGAACGCATCCACGGCCTCGACGGCCCGCTCGGCGTGGACACGCCGTTCGAGCCCGGCTCGTTCATCTGGTTCCACCGCGACCTGCCGGACGAGGTGCCCGTGCCGTTCGAGATCGACGTCGTCTACCGCGACGAGCACCTGCTGGTCGTCGACAAGCCCCACTTCCTGGCGACCATCCCGCGCGGACAGCACATCCTGGAGACGGCGCTCGTGCGGCTGCGGCGCGACCTGGACCTCCCGCACCTGTCCCCCGCGCACCGGCTCGACCGGGTCACCGCCGGCCTGGTGATGTTCGTGATCACGCCGGAACTGCGCGGGAAGTACCAGACGCTGTTCCGCGACCGCCGGGTCCACAAGGAGTACGAGGCCATCGCCCCGTACGACCCGGCCCTGGACCTGCCGCGGACCGTCCGGAGCCGGATCGTCAAGGAGCGTGGGGTACTCGCCGCCCGCGAAGAGCCGGGCGAGCCGAACGCCGAGACGCACGTCGAACTGGCCGAGCACCGCGACGGGCTGGGCCGCTACCGGCTCCGGCCCTCGACCGGCCGGACGCACCAGCTGCGCGTGCACCTCAGCGGCCTCGGCGTCCCCATCCTCGGCGACGACTTCTACCCGCAACTGCGGGAAAAGCCGCTCGGCGACTTCACGAAACCGTTGCAGCTGCTGGCGAAGGTGCTCGCCTTCGACGACCCGGTCACCGGGACGCCCCGGCGGTTCACCAGCGGGCGACGGTTGTCCGCCTGGGACGACGCCGCCGCGTGGGCGGCGCCCCCGGCCTGA
- a CDS encoding dihydrofolate reductase family protein: MRTLISTSFVSLDGVVEAPGGESGYRNTGWTFKDVEFEPAAYEIKGTEQEEATALLLGRVSYEAFAPVWPGMTVEFAGYNAMPKYVVSTTLQDADLVDNWGETTILRSLDDVAALKETEGGPIIVNGSATLNRSLADAGLIDRLHLLVFPVLLGAGKRLFSETDKDKQNLKLIDSASYGNGVQKLVYEFVR; this comes from the coding sequence ATGCGCACCCTGATCTCCACGTCGTTCGTCTCGCTCGACGGCGTCGTCGAAGCCCCCGGCGGCGAGTCCGGCTACCGCAACACGGGCTGGACGTTCAAGGACGTCGAGTTCGAGCCGGCCGCCTACGAGATCAAGGGCACCGAACAGGAGGAGGCCACCGCGCTCCTGCTGGGCCGCGTCAGCTACGAGGCGTTCGCGCCGGTCTGGCCGGGGATGACCGTGGAGTTCGCCGGCTACAACGCGATGCCGAAGTACGTCGTGTCGACCACGCTCCAGGACGCGGACCTGGTGGACAACTGGGGCGAGACCACGATCCTGCGCTCGCTGGACGACGTCGCCGCGCTCAAGGAGACCGAGGGCGGCCCCATCATCGTCAACGGCAGCGCCACCCTGAACCGTTCGCTGGCCGACGCCGGCCTGATCGACCGGCTCCACCTGCTGGTGTTCCCGGTGCTGCTCGGGGCGGGCAAGCGGCTGTTCAGCGAGACCGACAAGGACAAGCAGAACCTGAAGCTGATCGACAGCGCTTCGTACGGCAACGGTGTTCAGAAGCTGGTCTACGAGTTCGTCCGCTGA
- a CDS encoding alpha-ketoglutarate-dependent dioxygenase AlkB, with the protein MTTPALQASLFGESGPVTLNALAPRRTELGSGAWIDVQPGWLDGADEVFTDLVTGVPWQAERRRMYDRLVDVPRLLCFYREAAPLPHPVLAEARAALSEHYAGELREPFRTAGLCYYRDGRDSVAWHGDTIGRGSTEDTMVAIISVGAARQLALRPRGGGESHRYALGHGDLIVMGGSCQRTWEHAIPKTSRAVGPRISIQFRPRGVR; encoded by the coding sequence ATGACGACCCCGGCACTGCAGGCATCGCTGTTCGGCGAATCCGGCCCCGTCACGCTGAACGCGCTCGCGCCGCGGCGGACCGAACTCGGCTCCGGCGCGTGGATCGACGTTCAGCCCGGCTGGCTCGACGGCGCCGACGAGGTGTTCACCGACCTCGTCACCGGCGTCCCGTGGCAGGCCGAGCGGCGGCGGATGTACGACCGGCTCGTCGACGTTCCCCGCCTGCTGTGCTTCTACCGCGAAGCGGCGCCGCTCCCCCACCCGGTGCTGGCCGAAGCCCGCGCCGCGCTGAGCGAGCACTACGCGGGCGAACTCCGCGAGCCGTTCCGCACCGCGGGCCTGTGCTACTACCGCGACGGCCGCGACAGCGTCGCCTGGCACGGCGACACGATCGGCCGCGGCAGCACGGAAGACACGATGGTGGCGATCATCTCGGTGGGCGCGGCCCGCCAGCTGGCCCTGCGCCCCCGCGGCGGCGGCGAGTCCCACCGCTACGCCCTCGGCCACGGCGACCTCATCGTGATGGGCGGCTCGTGCCAGCGCACGTGGGAACACGCGATCCCGAAGACGAGCCGCGCGGTCGGCCCGCGGATCAGCATCCAGTTCCGGCCGCGCGGGGTGCGCTGA